The Balaenoptera acutorostrata chromosome 15, mBalAcu1.1, whole genome shotgun sequence genome contains a region encoding:
- the SLC32A1 gene encoding vesicular inhibitory amino acid transporter, with the protein MATLLRSKLSNVATSVSNKSQAKVSGMFARMGFQAATDEEAVGFAHCDDLDFEHRQGLQMDILKTEGEPCGDEGAEPPVEGDIHYQRGGGAPLPPSGSKDQALGAGGEFGGHDKPKITAWEAGWNVTNAIQGMFVLGLPYAILHGGYLGLFLIIFAAVVCCYTGKILIACLYEENEDGEVVRVRDSYVAIANACCAPRFPTLGGRVVNVAQIIELVMTCILYVVVSGNLMYNSFPGLPVSQKSWSIIATAVLLPCAFLKNLKAVSKFSLLCTLAHFVINILVIAYCLSRARDWAWEKVKFYIDVKKFPISIGIIVFSYTSQIFLPSLEGNMQQPSEFHCMMNWTHIAACVLKGLFALVAYLTWADETKEVITDNLPGSIRAVVNIFLVAKALLSYPLPFFAAVEVLEKSLFQEGSRAFFPACYGGDGRLKSWGLTLRCALVVFTLLMAIYVPHFALLMGLTGSLTGAGLCFLLPSLFHLRLLWRKLLWHQVFFDVAIFVIGGICSVSGFVHSLEGLIEAYRTNAED; encoded by the exons ATGGCCACCCTGCTCCGCAGCAAGCTGTCCAACGTGGCTACGTCCGTGTCCAACAAGTCCCAGGCCAAGGTGAGCGGCATGTTCGCCAGGATGGGTTTTCAGGCGGCCACCGACGAGGAGGCGGTGGGCTTCGCGCACTGCGACGACCTCGACTTTGAGCACCGTCAGGGCCTGCAGATGGACATCCTGAAAACCGAGGGCGAGCCCTGCGGGGACGAGGGCGCTGAACCGCCCGTCGAGGGAGACATCCATTACCAGCGAGGCGGCGGCGCGCCCCTGCCGCCCTCGGGCTCCAAGGACCAGGCCCTGGGAGCTGGTGGCGAGTTCGGGGGCCACGACAAGCCCAAGATCACGGCGTGGGAGGCGGGCTGGAACGTGACCAACGCTATCCAG GGCATGTTCGTGCTGGGCCTGCCCTACGCCATCCTGCACGGCGGCTACCTGGGATTGTTCCTCATCATCTTCGCCGCCGTGGTGTGCTGCTACACTGGCAAGATCCTCATCGCATGCCTGTACGAGGAGAACGAGGACGGCGAGGTGGTACGCGTGCGGGACTCGTATGTGGCCATCGCCAACGCTTGCTGCGCTCCGCGCTTCCCCACTCTGGGCGGCCGCGTAGTGAACGTGGCGCAGATCATCGAGCTGGTGATGACTTGCATCCTGTATGTGGTGGTGAGCGGCAACCTCATGTACAACAGCTTCCCAGGGCTGCCCGTGTCGCAGAAGTCCTGGTCCATCATCGCCACGGCGGTGCTGCTGCCCTGCGCCTTCCTTAAGAACCTCAAGGCGGTGTCCAAGTTCAGCCTGCTGTGCACTTTGGCCCACTTCGTCATCAACATTCTGGTCATTGCCTACTGCCTATCGAGGGCGCGCGATTGGGCCTGGGAGAAGGTCAAGTTCTATATCGACGTCAAGAAGTTTCCCATCTCCATTGGCATCATCGTGTTCAGCTACACGTCGCAGATCTTCCTGCCTTCGCTGGAGGGCAATATGCAGCAGCCCAGCGAGTTCCACTGCATGATGAACTGGACGCACATCGCCGCCTGCGTGCTCAAAGGCCTCTTCGCGCTCGTCGCCTACCTCACCTGGGCCGATGAGACCAAGGAGGTCATCACGGATAACCTGCCCGGTTCCATCCGCGCCGTAGTCAACATCTTCCTGGTGGCCAAGGCACTGTTGTCCTACCCGTTGCCCTTCTTCGCTGCTGTCGAGGTGCTGGAGAAGTCGCTCTTCCAGGAAGGCAGCCGCGCCTTCTTTCCCGCCTGCTACGGCGGCGACGGGCGCCTCAAGTCGTGGGGCCTGACGCTGCGCTGCGCGCTGGTCGTCTTCACGCTGCTCATGGCCATCTACGTGCCGCACTTCGCGCTGCTTATGGGCCTCACCGGCAGCCTCACGGGCGCCGGCCTCTGCTTCCTGCTGCCCAGCCTCTTCCACCTGCGCCTGCTCTGGCGCAAGCTGCTGTGGCACCAGGTCTTCTTCGACGTCGCCATCTTCGTCATCGGCGGCATCTGCAGCGTGTCCGGCTTCGTGCACTCGCTGGAGGGCCTCATTGAGGCCTACCGAACCAACGCGGAGGACTAG